In Xiphophorus maculatus strain JP 163 A chromosome 15, X_maculatus-5.0-male, whole genome shotgun sequence, the following are encoded in one genomic region:
- the max gene encoding protein max isoform X4, producing the protein MSDNDDIEVDSDEESPRYHSVADKRAHHNALERKRRDHIKDSFHSLRDSVPALQGEKQSTKQASRAQILDKATEYIQYMRRKNHTHQQDIDDLKRQNALLEQQVRALEKVKGSTQIQTNYSSPDSSLYTNPKGSAVSAFDGGSDSSSESEAEEPPTRKKLRMEAS; encoded by the exons ATGAGTGATAACGATGACATCGAAGTCGATAGTGAC GAAGAATCACCGAGATATCACTCTGTG GCAGACAAACGGGCACACCACAATGCACTGGAGCGCAAACGTAGGGACCACATCAAAGACAGCTTTCACAGCCTGCGGGACTCGGTACCTGCCCTGCAGGGAGAAAAG CAGTCTACCAAACAGGCGTCTCGAGCTCAAATCCTAGACAAAGCCACAGAGTACATCCAGTACATGAGGCGAAAAAACCACACGCACCAGCAGGACATCGACGACCTGAAGAGGCAGAACGCTCTGCTGGAGCAGCAAG tCCGCGCTCTGGAAAAAGTGAAAGGCTCCACCCAGATCCAGACCAACTACTCGTCACCTGACAGCAGCCTGTACACCAACCCCAAAGGCAGCGCCGTGTCGGCGTTCGACGGCGGCTCCGACTCCAGCTCCGAGTCGGAGGCGGAGGAGCCGCCCACCAGGAAGAAGCTGCGAATGGAGGCTAGCTAG
- the max gene encoding protein max isoform X2 — protein MSDNDDIEVDSDADKRAHHNALERKRRDHIKDSFHSLRDSVPALQGEKQSTKQASRAQILDKATEYIQYMRRKNHTHQQDIDDLKRQNALLEQQVRALEKVKGSTQIQTNYSSPDSSLYTNPKGSAVSAFDGGSDSSSESEAEEPPTRKKLRMEAS, from the exons ATGAGTGATAACGATGACATCGAAGTCGATAGTGAC GCAGACAAACGGGCACACCACAATGCACTGGAGCGCAAACGTAGGGACCACATCAAAGACAGCTTTCACAGCCTGCGGGACTCGGTACCTGCCCTGCAGGGAGAAAAG CAGTCTACCAAACAGGCGTCTCGAGCTCAAATCCTAGACAAAGCCACAGAGTACATCCAGTACATGAGGCGAAAAAACCACACGCACCAGCAGGACATCGACGACCTGAAGAGGCAGAACGCTCTGCTGGAGCAGCAAG tCCGCGCTCTGGAAAAAGTGAAAGGCTCCACCCAGATCCAGACCAACTACTCGTCACCTGACAGCAGCCTGTACACCAACCCCAAAGGCAGCGCCGTGTCGGCGTTCGACGGCGGCTCCGACTCCAGCTCCGAGTCGGAGGCGGAGGAGCCGCCCACCAGGAAGAAGCTGCGAATGGAGGCTAGCTAG
- the max gene encoding protein max isoform X1 — protein sequence MSDNDDIEVDSDEESPRYHSVADKRAHHNALERKRRDHIKDSFHSLRDSVPALQGEKASRAQILDKATEYIQYMRRKNHTHQQDIDDLKRQNALLEQQVRALEKVKGSTQIQTNYSSPDSSLYTNPKGSAVSAFDGGSDSSSESEAEEPPTRKKLRMEAS from the exons ATGAGTGATAACGATGACATCGAAGTCGATAGTGAC GAAGAATCACCGAGATATCACTCTGTG GCAGACAAACGGGCACACCACAATGCACTGGAGCGCAAACGTAGGGACCACATCAAAGACAGCTTTCACAGCCTGCGGGACTCGGTACCTGCCCTGCAGGGAGAAAAG GCGTCTCGAGCTCAAATCCTAGACAAAGCCACAGAGTACATCCAGTACATGAGGCGAAAAAACCACACGCACCAGCAGGACATCGACGACCTGAAGAGGCAGAACGCTCTGCTGGAGCAGCAAG tCCGCGCTCTGGAAAAAGTGAAAGGCTCCACCCAGATCCAGACCAACTACTCGTCACCTGACAGCAGCCTGTACACCAACCCCAAAGGCAGCGCCGTGTCGGCGTTCGACGGCGGCTCCGACTCCAGCTCCGAGTCGGAGGCGGAGGAGCCGCCCACCAGGAAGAAGCTGCGAATGGAGGCTAGCTAG
- the max gene encoding protein max isoform X3 — protein MSDNDDIEVDSDADKRAHHNALERKRRDHIKDSFHSLRDSVPALQGEKASRAQILDKATEYIQYMRRKNHTHQQDIDDLKRQNALLEQQVRALEKVKGSTQIQTNYSSPDSSLYTNPKGSAVSAFDGGSDSSSESEAEEPPTRKKLRMEAS, from the exons ATGAGTGATAACGATGACATCGAAGTCGATAGTGAC GCAGACAAACGGGCACACCACAATGCACTGGAGCGCAAACGTAGGGACCACATCAAAGACAGCTTTCACAGCCTGCGGGACTCGGTACCTGCCCTGCAGGGAGAAAAG GCGTCTCGAGCTCAAATCCTAGACAAAGCCACAGAGTACATCCAGTACATGAGGCGAAAAAACCACACGCACCAGCAGGACATCGACGACCTGAAGAGGCAGAACGCTCTGCTGGAGCAGCAAG tCCGCGCTCTGGAAAAAGTGAAAGGCTCCACCCAGATCCAGACCAACTACTCGTCACCTGACAGCAGCCTGTACACCAACCCCAAAGGCAGCGCCGTGTCGGCGTTCGACGGCGGCTCCGACTCCAGCTCCGAGTCGGAGGCGGAGGAGCCGCCCACCAGGAAGAAGCTGCGAATGGAGGCTAGCTAG
- the LOC102235994 gene encoding protein farnesyltransferase subunit beta-like, producing the protein MDGVPAPLRCFGEQHPAEMFEDDGVETVTSVEQKKVEETIEAAINVYKQMHSFPQPTLLREQHYQYLKKGLRHLSDAYECLDASRPWLCFWILHSLELLEESIPSAIASEVCQFLAHCQSPTGGFAGGPGQHAHLAPTYAAVNALCIIGTEEAYNVIDREKLLDFLWSLKQPDGSFVMHIGGEVDVRSAYCAASVASLTNIMTPTLFEDTTNWILSCQNWEGGLSGVPGLEAHGGYTFCGTAALVILGKEHMLDLKALLRWVISRQMRFEGGFQGRCNKLVDGCYSFWQAGLLPLLHRALFNDGESELSQQRWMFDQQALQEYILLCCQNPTGGLLDKPGKSRDFYHTCYCLSGLSVAQHFGNKEHYHEVILGTEENRLAPTHPVYNICPDKVAKAVQHFRQLSVPGASRQAGPPADAEPSEPASASAGPKS; encoded by the exons AAAAAAGTGGAGGAGACCATCGAAGCGGCCATCAATGTTTACAAGCAGATGCACAGCTTTCCTCA GCCAACGTTGTTGAGGGAACAACATTACCAGTATCTCAAGAAAGGTTTACGTCACCTATCGGATGCTTACGAG TGTCTGGATGCGAGCAGACCATGGCTTTGCTTCTGGATCCTTCACAGTCTGGAGTTACTGGAGGAGTCCATTCCTTCTGCCATCGCCTCTGA AGTGTGTCAGTTCCTGGCTCACTGTCAGAGCCCAACAGGGGGGTTTGCTGGCGGACCTGGCCAACACGCCCACCTCGCGCCCACCTACGCCGCCGTCAACGCCCTCTGCATCATCGGCACAGAGGAGGCCTATAACGTGATAGACAG GGAGAAGCTTTTGGACTTCCTGTGGTCGCTGAAGCAGCCAGACGGCTCCTTTGTGATGCACATTGGAGGAGAGGTGGATGTCAG GAGCGCTTACTGCGCCGCTTCTGTAGCGTCGCTAACGAACATCATGACACCGACGCTGTTTGAAGACACAACCAACTGGATCCTGAG CTGTCAGAACTGGGAGGGCGGCCTGAGCGGCGTGCCAGGCTTGGAGGCTCATGGCGGTTACACGTTCTGTGGCACGGCCGCCCTCGTGATCCTGGGCAAAGAACACATGCTGGATCTGAAGGCCTTGCTA CGCTGGGTGATCAGCAGACAGATGCGATTTGAAGGGGGCTTCCAGGGTCGCTGTAACAAACTGGTGGACGGATGCTACTCCTTCTGGCAGGCTGGACTCCTGCCTCTCCTGCACAGAGCATTATTCAACGACG GAGAGTCGGAGCTGAGTCAGCAGCGGTGGATGTTCGACCAGCAGGCCCTGCAGGAGTACATCCTCCTGTGCTGCCAGAATCCAACAGGCGGCCTTCTGGACAAGCCTGGCAA ATCCAGAGACTTTTACCACACATGTTACTGCCTCAGCGGCCTCTCCGTAGCGCAGCACTTTGGGAACAAGGAGCATTACCACGAGGTGATCCTCGGCACGGAGGAGAACCGCCTG gCTCCCACTCATCCAGTTTACAACATTTGTCCCGACAAGGTGGCTAAAGCCGTGCAGCACTTCCGCCAGTTGTCGGTTCCTGGCGCCAGCAGGCAGGCGGGACCTCCTGCTGATGCCGAGCCGTCAGAACCGGCCTCTGCTTCCGCTGGGCCTAAGTCCTAG